From Novipirellula galeiformis, a single genomic window includes:
- a CDS encoding sulfatase family protein, which produces MVDLSHSHADEGSKPNFIIIYCDNLGYGDIEPFGSTLHRTPNLNRMAKEGRKFTHFCVTAGVCTPSRASIITGCYSQRIGLHTNPRDGQVLRPVSPYGLNPDETTIAESLKAQGYATAIVGKWHLGDQPEFLPTRHGFDWFFGVPYSDDMTERVWQDGSKWPPLPLMENETVIEAPCDRDGLTKRYTEQAMQWIASHKDEPFFLYFPQAMPGSTSTPFSSTEFKGKSANGPWGDSIEELDWSMGVMLDQLQELGIAENTFVIWTSDNGAPINRDPNDLRRGSNRPLHGRGYTTSEGAFRVPTIVWQPGKVPAGTVCDELATTMDLLPTFTQLAGGEVPSRPKIDGHNIAPLLFGHDDAKSPYEVLYYYHQDQLQAVRSGPWKLFLPVEAAGHPHFKPNQPRSALLFNVVDDIASEHNVAAEHPEVVDRLMQLAERGRSELGDKGRRGSGQRERGRIAEGTIPQPHRLIRQSEPK; this is translated from the coding sequence ATGGTTGATTTGTCTCACAGCCATGCGGATGAAGGAAGCAAGCCCAACTTTATCATCATCTACTGTGACAACTTGGGGTACGGCGACATCGAGCCGTTTGGGTCGACGCTGCATCGCACCCCGAATCTCAATCGAATGGCAAAGGAAGGCCGTAAGTTCACTCATTTCTGTGTCACCGCTGGCGTGTGCACTCCCTCGCGAGCGAGCATTATCACAGGGTGTTACTCGCAACGGATCGGCTTGCACACGAACCCTCGAGACGGCCAAGTGCTGCGTCCGGTCTCGCCCTACGGTTTAAATCCTGATGAAACGACGATCGCAGAATCGTTAAAAGCCCAGGGCTATGCGACGGCGATTGTCGGTAAGTGGCATTTGGGGGATCAGCCTGAATTTTTACCCACGCGGCATGGCTTTGATTGGTTCTTTGGCGTCCCCTACTCCGACGATATGACGGAGCGAGTTTGGCAGGATGGATCGAAGTGGCCACCGCTGCCGTTGATGGAAAACGAAACGGTGATCGAAGCTCCGTGTGATCGTGATGGCTTGACCAAGCGTTACACCGAACAGGCAATGCAATGGATTGCATCGCATAAAGACGAGCCCTTTTTTCTGTATTTTCCCCAAGCGATGCCCGGCAGCACCTCGACGCCGTTTTCGAGCACTGAATTCAAAGGCAAAAGCGCCAACGGCCCGTGGGGAGATTCCATCGAAGAACTGGATTGGTCGATGGGAGTGATGCTCGATCAGTTGCAGGAATTGGGGATCGCCGAAAACACGTTTGTGATTTGGACCTCGGACAACGGCGCGCCAATCAATCGCGACCCCAATGATCTTCGTCGCGGTTCCAATCGACCGCTCCATGGCCGTGGCTATACGACCAGCGAAGGCGCCTTTCGCGTGCCCACGATCGTGTGGCAACCCGGCAAAGTGCCTGCCGGAACGGTCTGTGACGAGCTCGCTACCACGATGGATCTGTTGCCCACGTTCACCCAACTTGCCGGTGGCGAGGTTCCCAGCCGTCCTAAGATCGACGGCCACAATATCGCCCCCCTGTTGTTCGGGCACGACGACGCAAAGTCGCCCTATGAAGTGCTGTACTATTACCACCAAGACCAATTGCAAGCGGTCCGTAGCGGACCTTGGAAGTTGTTCCTGCCGGTTGAAGCGGCGGGGCATCCGCACTTTAAACCGAATCAACCCCGATCGGCATTGCTCTTTAATGTCGTTGACGATATCGCCAGCGAGCATAACGTTGCTGCGGAGCATCCTGAGGTCGTCGATCGATTGATGCAGTTGGCCGAACGCGGGAGAAGCGAATTGGGGGACAAAGGACGTCGTGGATCGGGACAACGCGAACGCGGCCGGATCGCTGAGGGAACGATACCGCAGCCACACCGATTGATCCGTCAATCGGAGCCCAAGTGA
- a CDS encoding NAD(P)/FAD-dependent oxidoreductase yields the protein MMLRITNLRTRVESPETDLASRAAAAVGINEDQFRSLRILRKSLDARQRESLQFVYSLVVDVPDDVKTRRSLDVRVEPYQPKPFFDPDPGKEELPQRPVIVGSGPAGLLAGYYLALKGYRPIILERGLAVKERVPAIRKFDRGGELDQENNYLFGEGGAGCFSDGKLTCRITGPDVDWVLQSFVDCGGRPSLMYEHRPHLGSNKLPMICRNFRRKIEALGGEYRFGCRFDGLTFSEGRLTGLSTSTGSIPTSHVLLAMGHSARDTYHMLLEAGCPLQAKAFQLGLRIEQPQALINEHKYGRPEYLEQLGAADYTLVAKGERDLFTFCMCAGGIVIPSVSEPNMYCSNGMSNSRHDTPFANSGLVVTLDPDQFGSDHPLAGVEVQRKYEAIAFQLAGADYQAPVQRAHDFLANRTPSSKDVVPSSYQRGAVPRNLNEVLPPVIAKAIHAGLPLMNEKWKGKYLPDAVLVGPEMRGSSPVRIDRDRESFQIPAMPGVYPVGEGAGYAGGIVTAAVDGLRAARKIVEHFAPCKG from the coding sequence ATGATGCTGCGAATCACCAATCTTCGCACACGCGTCGAATCGCCTGAGACCGATCTAGCCTCACGAGCCGCAGCCGCGGTGGGGATCAACGAGGATCAATTTCGCTCGCTCCGGATTTTGCGGAAGAGTCTCGATGCTCGCCAACGCGAAAGTCTGCAATTCGTCTATTCGTTGGTGGTGGACGTCCCGGATGACGTGAAGACGAGACGTTCGCTTGATGTTCGTGTAGAACCGTACCAGCCGAAGCCGTTCTTTGATCCTGATCCAGGCAAGGAGGAGTTGCCACAGCGACCGGTGATCGTCGGTTCCGGTCCCGCCGGATTATTGGCCGGATACTACTTGGCATTGAAAGGGTACCGGCCGATTATTTTGGAACGCGGGCTGGCGGTCAAAGAGCGTGTGCCTGCGATTCGCAAGTTTGATCGGGGCGGCGAACTCGATCAGGAGAACAACTATCTATTTGGCGAAGGAGGCGCGGGGTGCTTCAGTGACGGAAAACTGACTTGCCGTATCACTGGGCCCGACGTTGATTGGGTGTTGCAGAGTTTCGTCGATTGCGGCGGTCGTCCGTCCTTGATGTATGAACATCGTCCCCATCTTGGCAGCAACAAACTGCCGATGATCTGTCGCAACTTTCGGCGAAAGATTGAAGCGTTGGGTGGCGAGTACCGCTTCGGTTGTCGTTTTGATGGGCTGACATTCAGCGAGGGACGACTGACGGGATTGTCGACCTCCACCGGTTCGATCCCGACCTCGCATGTGTTGCTGGCGATGGGGCATAGCGCGCGCGACACCTACCACATGTTGCTCGAGGCGGGGTGTCCGCTGCAAGCGAAAGCGTTCCAACTTGGGCTTCGTATCGAGCAACCGCAAGCACTGATTAACGAGCATAAGTACGGCCGCCCTGAGTACCTCGAGCAACTCGGCGCGGCCGACTATACGTTGGTTGCCAAAGGAGAACGCGATCTGTTCACGTTTTGTATGTGTGCTGGGGGAATCGTGATCCCGAGTGTTTCGGAGCCGAACATGTATTGCTCTAACGGGATGAGCAATTCGCGGCATGACACACCCTTTGCAAACAGCGGTTTGGTGGTCACGTTGGATCCGGATCAATTCGGCAGCGACCATCCGCTGGCGGGCGTCGAGGTCCAGCGAAAATACGAAGCCATCGCCTTTCAACTCGCCGGTGCCGACTATCAGGCTCCGGTGCAACGCGCCCATGATTTTCTGGCCAATCGCACGCCTTCGAGCAAGGATGTCGTTCCGTCCTCGTATCAACGAGGTGCCGTTCCGCGGAACTTGAACGAAGTTCTGCCTCCGGTGATTGCCAAAGCGATCCACGCCGGGTTGCCGTTGATGAATGAAAAATGGAAAGGCAAGTACCTTCCCGACGCGGTTTTGGTCGGGCCTGAGATGCGGGGCAGTTCTCCGGTCCGAATCGATCGTGATCGTGAGTCGTTTCAAATTCCGGCGATGCCTGGTGTTTATCCGGTTGGGGAAGGGGCGGGGTATGCCGGTGGAATTGTCACCGCCGCAGTCGATGGTTTACGCGCGGCACGCAAAATCGTTGAACATTTTGCCCCCTGCAAGGGGTGA
- the rlmB gene encoding 23S rRNA (guanosine(2251)-2'-O)-methyltransferase RlmB — protein MVEPTRKKNRKAKKSKGNYSGNHQRGWLWGHHAVTETLVTGTWPVNEIYANQKAFDQFSDLLLAKQAAGIPLEIVDNARLEQLSRSSEHQGLVVRLGGFPYQTLESFTPVLRQALVGHASDASPPAEVATSPPLVVICDRLQDTFNFGAILRCCDGANVVAVIVGNRSQAEVTPHVARSSSGAVNHIPIVQVDDLLGTAQFVKDQGMQLIAADSNTKTSVWDSQLRGATALVIGSEATGIQPELLALCDQRVCIPMQGKVTSLNAAVAAGILLYEIRRQQAAPLS, from the coding sequence ATGGTTGAACCGACACGCAAGAAGAACAGGAAAGCGAAGAAGTCGAAGGGCAACTACAGCGGAAATCATCAACGCGGTTGGTTGTGGGGGCATCATGCCGTCACCGAAACGCTGGTCACGGGGACATGGCCGGTCAATGAGATTTACGCAAATCAAAAGGCGTTTGATCAATTCTCGGACTTGTTGCTTGCCAAGCAAGCTGCAGGAATTCCGCTGGAAATCGTCGACAATGCTCGACTTGAGCAACTGTCACGTTCGAGTGAGCACCAAGGATTGGTAGTGCGATTGGGCGGGTTCCCCTATCAAACCTTGGAATCCTTTACGCCGGTCCTTCGCCAAGCTTTGGTCGGTCACGCCAGCGACGCATCGCCGCCCGCCGAAGTCGCCACGTCACCCCCGTTGGTCGTGATCTGTGATCGTTTGCAGGACACCTTTAATTTCGGAGCCATTCTGCGCTGTTGTGATGGTGCCAACGTGGTGGCGGTGATTGTCGGCAATCGAAGCCAAGCGGAGGTGACCCCGCATGTCGCCCGTTCCTCTTCGGGTGCTGTGAACCATATTCCGATCGTCCAGGTGGACGACTTGCTCGGCACCGCCCAGTTCGTGAAAGATCAAGGAATGCAATTGATTGCTGCCGATTCCAATACGAAAACAAGTGTCTGGGATTCACAGCTCCGTGGCGCGACCGCGCTGGTGATTGGCAGCGAAGCGACCGGGATTCAACCTGAGCTATTGGCGCTTTGCGACCAACGCGTCTGCATTCCGATGCAGGGCAAAGTGACGTCGTTGAATGCGGCGGTCGCGGCGGGAATTCTGCTGTACGAGATTCGCCGCCAACAAGCGGCGCCGCTGAGCTAG
- a CDS encoding sugar phosphate isomerase/epimerase family protein, giving the protein MSLDRRQFLAHSAVGLAALSAPRLGAAEAAKNPLQLGLVTYNWGKDWDVPTLIKNCEASNFSGVELRSTHKHGVEITLDAKQRDHVRKQFADSNVAVVGLGSACEYHAIDPAVLKKNIEETQQFVKLCKDVGGSGVKVRPNGLPAGRPVEQTLEQIGKSLNEVGRYAADYGVQIRVEVHGRGTSEIHHMKTIMDIADHPNVAVCWNCNPADMNGEGLKHNYNLLKDRMGTVHIHDLRNNKYPWTELFPMLKATDAESFTGWTLVEEGAVPKDLVQAMKENRVRWEELVS; this is encoded by the coding sequence ATGTCACTCGATCGTCGTCAATTTCTCGCCCATTCCGCTGTCGGCCTTGCCGCACTCTCGGCACCGCGCCTCGGGGCTGCCGAAGCTGCCAAGAATCCACTTCAACTCGGTCTGGTTACTTACAATTGGGGCAAGGATTGGGATGTACCGACCCTCATTAAGAATTGCGAAGCGTCCAATTTCAGCGGCGTTGAATTACGTAGCACTCACAAGCACGGCGTCGAAATCACGTTGGATGCGAAACAACGCGATCACGTTCGCAAACAATTCGCAGACAGCAACGTGGCCGTCGTCGGACTTGGCAGCGCGTGTGAGTATCACGCGATTGACCCCGCGGTGCTGAAGAAGAATATCGAAGAAACTCAACAGTTTGTGAAACTGTGTAAGGATGTCGGCGGCAGCGGCGTGAAGGTGCGGCCCAATGGATTGCCCGCGGGACGTCCCGTCGAGCAAACGCTCGAGCAGATCGGCAAATCGCTCAATGAGGTCGGTCGTTATGCCGCCGACTACGGCGTGCAAATCCGAGTCGAAGTGCACGGTCGAGGGACGTCGGAGATCCATCACATGAAGACGATCATGGACATCGCCGACCACCCGAACGTCGCGGTTTGCTGGAATTGTAACCCGGCGGACATGAATGGTGAGGGACTCAAGCACAACTACAACTTGTTGAAGGATCGAATGGGGACGGTTCACATCCACGACCTTCGCAACAACAAGTATCCTTGGACCGAGTTGTTTCCGATGTTGAAGGCGACCGACGCAGAAAGCTTTACCGGGTGGACGTTGGTCGAGGAAGGCGCCGTTCCTAAGGACTTGGTTCAAGCGATGAAAGAGAATCGCGTTCGTTGGGAAGAGTTGGTGAGCTAG
- a CDS encoding peptidyl-alpha-hydroxyglycine alpha-amidating lyase family protein → MTRHLPLLACAVALCTTTTFSDPSHAAEPDKGKSPDYPRVNVAPWYRVDPTWPQKPDDFIWEAVPAVAVDKHDHVYVFTRSKPPIQVYTTDGKLVRSWGDDTIETAHHLKIDDEGNIWVADIGLHVIRKFSPEGKVLLTIGTPGVSGEDNTHLDKPTDMAIAANGDVFVSDGYGNNRVVHYDGKGNFVKAWGSLGTGPEQFSLPHAMAIDSAGRLYVADRNNARVMIYDQQGTLLDSWDNVIVPWGFCVTAEDHIWVCGASPMQWRNDPDYPGAPLSCPPKDQVLMKFNTKGKVLQLWTIPKGEDGKEQPGDVNWLHGLALDSHGNIYVGDIIGKRAQKLVLQK, encoded by the coding sequence ATGACACGCCACCTGCCGTTGCTTGCTTGTGCCGTTGCGCTCTGCACTACGACTACGTTTTCGGATCCGTCGCATGCTGCGGAGCCTGACAAGGGGAAATCGCCCGATTACCCACGCGTCAATGTTGCCCCTTGGTATCGTGTCGATCCGACGTGGCCACAGAAACCCGACGATTTCATTTGGGAAGCCGTTCCGGCCGTCGCGGTTGACAAGCATGACCATGTGTATGTGTTCACGCGTTCGAAGCCTCCGATCCAGGTCTATACGACGGACGGAAAGCTCGTGCGTTCATGGGGCGATGATACGATCGAGACGGCTCATCATTTGAAGATTGATGACGAAGGGAACATCTGGGTTGCCGATATTGGTTTGCATGTGATTCGGAAATTCAGTCCCGAGGGCAAGGTGTTGTTGACGATTGGGACCCCAGGCGTGTCGGGGGAAGACAATACGCATCTCGACAAACCCACCGATATGGCGATCGCGGCCAACGGCGACGTGTTTGTCTCGGACGGCTACGGCAACAATCGCGTCGTCCACTACGATGGCAAAGGAAATTTCGTCAAGGCTTGGGGCAGTTTGGGGACGGGACCGGAACAGTTTTCGTTGCCTCACGCGATGGCGATCGACTCGGCAGGACGGTTGTACGTCGCGGACCGAAACAATGCCCGCGTGATGATTTATGATCAACAAGGCACGTTGTTGGATAGTTGGGACAACGTGATCGTGCCCTGGGGTTTCTGTGTTACCGCAGAGGATCACATTTGGGTTTGCGGCGCGTCACCGATGCAGTGGAGGAATGATCCCGACTACCCCGGTGCGCCGCTGAGTTGCCCGCCGAAAGACCAAGTGCTGATGAAATTCAATACCAAGGGAAAAGTGCTTCAATTATGGACGATCCCGAAGGGCGAAGATGGCAAAGAGCAGCCGGGTGATGTGAATTGGTTGCACGGTTTGGCGCTCGATTCGCATGGAAACATTTATGTCGGGGACATCATTGGCAAGCGAGCTCAAAAGTTGGTGCTACAGAAATAG
- a CDS encoding GntP family permease — protein sequence MSLLIILAALGFLMLAAYRGFSVILFAPVAAMGAVFLTDPAEVAPMFTGLFMEKMAGFLKLYFPIFLLGAVFGKTMELSGFAKSIASSIIVLLGPRRSVLSIVVVSALLTYGGVSLFVAVFAVYPFAAELFRQSGIPKRLMPATIALGAFSFTMDAMPGTPQIQNVIPAAFFKTNIYAAPWLGIAGSLFVCVVGLLYLQSRCRRAAAQGEGYGDKLLNEPEPFHHDTLPAAWIAILPLILVAATNKILTGVIPRLYDEHHSFLPSVVGSAEPIQQEVAKISAIWSIEAALLIGILSVLLLAWRQVRDKLSEGTKPAISGAMLAATNTASEYGFGAVIAALPGFLIVSNAMKSIPNPLVNEAVTVTALAGVTGSASGGLSIALAAMSESFIENAQAAGIPMEVLHRVASMASGGMDTLPHNGAVITLLAVTGLTHRQAYGDIFAITMIKTLAVFVVIALYEATGLV from the coding sequence ATGAGTTTATTGATCATCTTGGCGGCGCTTGGGTTTTTGATGCTGGCGGCCTATCGCGGTTTTAGCGTGATCTTGTTTGCACCGGTGGCAGCGATGGGGGCGGTGTTTTTGACCGACCCGGCGGAGGTCGCGCCGATGTTCACGGGGCTATTCATGGAAAAGATGGCCGGGTTTTTAAAACTCTATTTTCCGATCTTCCTGTTGGGCGCTGTGTTTGGCAAAACGATGGAGTTATCGGGGTTTGCCAAGTCGATCGCGTCGTCGATCATCGTTTTGTTGGGACCTCGCCGTTCGGTGTTGAGCATCGTTGTCGTCAGCGCGTTATTGACGTACGGCGGTGTGTCGTTGTTCGTGGCGGTGTTCGCGGTTTATCCCTTTGCTGCCGAATTGTTCCGTCAAAGTGGAATCCCCAAGCGATTGATGCCTGCCACGATTGCGTTGGGGGCGTTTAGCTTCACGATGGACGCAATGCCGGGAACGCCGCAGATCCAGAATGTGATTCCCGCTGCGTTTTTCAAAACCAATATTTACGCCGCACCGTGGTTGGGCATTGCGGGCAGTTTGTTTGTGTGTGTCGTTGGCCTGCTCTATCTGCAATCACGTTGCCGCCGGGCTGCCGCCCAAGGCGAAGGTTACGGAGACAAGCTGCTCAATGAACCTGAGCCGTTTCATCACGATACCCTACCGGCCGCTTGGATCGCGATCCTGCCCTTGATCCTGGTTGCGGCGACAAACAAAATTCTCACCGGCGTGATCCCTCGTCTGTACGACGAACACCACTCCTTTTTGCCCTCGGTGGTAGGTTCGGCGGAACCGATCCAACAAGAGGTCGCGAAGATTTCAGCGATTTGGTCGATCGAAGCCGCGTTGTTGATCGGGATCTTATCGGTGTTGTTGCTCGCTTGGCGACAGGTGCGTGACAAGCTTTCCGAAGGCACGAAGCCGGCGATCTCGGGCGCGATGTTGGCCGCCACTAACACGGCGTCCGAGTATGGATTTGGTGCGGTGATCGCGGCGTTGCCCGGCTTTCTAATCGTTTCCAATGCAATGAAGTCCATCCCGAACCCGTTGGTCAACGAAGCGGTCACCGTGACCGCACTGGCGGGCGTCACTGGATCCGCTTCGGGCGGCTTGAGCATCGCCTTGGCAGCGATGTCGGAATCGTTCATTGAAAACGCCCAGGCGGCGGGAATCCCGATGGAGGTGCTGCATCGTGTGGCGTCGATGGCCAGCGGTGGGATGGACACGCTGCCTCACAATGGTGCCGTCATTACGTTGTTGGCCGTCACTGGGCTGACGCATCGCCAAGCGTATGGCGACATCTTTGCAATTACAATGATCAAGACATTGGCTGTGTTCGTCGTGATTGCGCTCTATGAAGCGACCGGTTTGGTTTAA
- a CDS encoding 3-hydroxybutyrate dehydrogenase, which produces MNQTILITGAGSGLGRSLGISLAQQGHTILVTDVDETRAQSVAGEIVAAGGTATAHRLDVTSEADAQRLLDEHGPVGVLINNAGLQHVAPLDEFPVAKWDLLIDVMVKGTFLMTRAALPGMRASGFGRIIHIGSIHSLVASPYKSAYTAAKHSLIGFSKVLALETAGTDITSNVICPAYIRTPLVDAQIGDQARARGISEQQVIDDVMLAPMPKKAFISCEEVAGAVGYLISPLARNVTGQAITIDGGWTAQ; this is translated from the coding sequence ATGAATCAGACGATCCTAATCACCGGCGCGGGCAGCGGCTTGGGGCGCAGCTTGGGGATTTCACTAGCGCAACAAGGACACACGATATTGGTCACGGATGTCGACGAGACGCGTGCCCAGAGCGTCGCGGGGGAGATCGTTGCCGCGGGGGGAACAGCAACGGCGCACCGCTTGGATGTGACTTCCGAAGCCGACGCTCAACGATTGCTCGATGAACACGGCCCCGTTGGGGTTTTGATCAACAATGCGGGGTTACAGCACGTCGCTCCCTTGGATGAGTTTCCAGTCGCGAAGTGGGATTTATTGATCGATGTGATGGTCAAAGGCACATTTCTAATGACACGCGCGGCGCTGCCCGGTATGCGCGCGTCGGGATTTGGCCGCATCATTCATATCGGCTCGATTCATTCGCTCGTTGCGTCGCCTTACAAGTCGGCCTACACCGCTGCGAAACACTCGTTGATTGGATTTTCTAAGGTGCTGGCGTTAGAGACGGCCGGCACCGACATCACCAGCAACGTGATCTGTCCCGCCTACATTCGCACCCCGTTGGTCGACGCTCAAATCGGCGATCAAGCTCGCGCTCGAGGTATTTCCGAACAACAAGTGATCGACGATGTGATGCTTGCTCCGATGCCGAAAAAGGCCTTCATTAGCTGTGAAGAGGTTGCGGGGGCCGTTGGCTATCTGATCAGTCCGTTGGCGCGGAATGTGACCGGGCAAGCGATCACCATTGACGGAGGCTGGACGGCGCAATGA
- a CDS encoding AMP-binding protein, with translation MKTVKANSAGVWTPTPESLVDTNVGWLMRHAAVDSYGDLHAWSVHERERYWAAVIDRLGIQFHQPYDRVLDLSGGVESPSWFPGAKMNIVESCFSAPADSPAIVYRAEGGELSVITVGELKTMSARVASGLVRCGFTPGDAVAIMMPMTPECVAIYLGILWAGCVAVSIADSFRPKEVSTRLELSNAVGIFTQDVIRRGGKSHPLYASVKEAEAPLAIVIGDDEGVEMREIDCRWSDFLGDADAAPVVVQDPSAPLNILFSSGTTGEPKVIPWTQTTPLKCAADSHFHHDVRPGDVVVWPTNIGWMMGPWLIFSSLLNRATMGLYCGAPTGAEFCRFVQDSRTTMLGVVPSLVKTWRATGATEGLDWSSIRLFSSTGECSDVGDMRWLMEQAEGRPIIEYCGGTEIGGGYITNVLARPCVAAEFNTPTLGLDMVILNEAGEPADSGEVFLVPPSIGCSTTLMNKDHHEAYYADTPKGPNGERLRRHGDQMERLPGGGWRALGRADDTMNLGGIKVSSAEIERVLQTAQGVSETAAIAVAPGGGPSRLVVYVVAAQGHPQDKASMMEHMQCAIRRELNPLFKIHDLVFIDALPRTTSNKVMRRVLRDQFLQQSQLGS, from the coding sequence ATGAAAACCGTTAAAGCAAACTCCGCTGGCGTCTGGACCCCAACGCCCGAATCCCTTGTCGACACCAACGTGGGTTGGTTGATGCGGCATGCGGCGGTCGATTCTTATGGCGACCTGCATGCCTGGTCGGTGCACGAGCGTGAGCGTTATTGGGCCGCCGTGATCGATCGGTTGGGCATTCAATTTCACCAGCCCTATGATCGCGTGCTCGACCTTTCCGGCGGAGTGGAATCGCCGAGTTGGTTTCCGGGCGCGAAGATGAACATTGTCGAAAGCTGTTTTTCCGCTCCGGCGGATTCCCCGGCGATCGTGTATCGCGCCGAGGGTGGCGAGCTCTCGGTGATCACCGTGGGTGAATTGAAAACGATGTCTGCTCGCGTTGCCTCTGGGTTGGTCCGATGTGGGTTCACGCCCGGCGACGCGGTGGCGATCATGATGCCGATGACGCCCGAGTGTGTGGCGATCTATCTGGGCATTTTGTGGGCTGGATGTGTCGCCGTCAGTATCGCGGATAGTTTTCGTCCCAAGGAGGTCAGCACGCGTCTCGAACTTTCCAACGCCGTGGGGATCTTTACTCAAGACGTCATCCGCCGCGGTGGCAAATCCCATCCGCTTTACGCCAGCGTGAAGGAGGCCGAGGCACCTCTGGCGATCGTGATCGGAGACGACGAGGGAGTGGAAATGCGCGAGATCGATTGTCGGTGGAGCGATTTCCTAGGCGATGCGGATGCCGCTCCCGTGGTCGTTCAAGACCCCTCGGCGCCGCTGAATATCCTCTTTTCTTCGGGCACGACCGGCGAACCGAAGGTCATTCCGTGGACTCAAACCACCCCGTTGAAATGTGCCGCCGACTCGCATTTTCATCATGACGTTCGCCCCGGTGACGTCGTGGTTTGGCCGACGAACATTGGGTGGATGATGGGGCCATGGTTGATTTTCTCTAGCCTCTTGAACCGCGCCACGATGGGACTGTATTGCGGCGCTCCGACGGGCGCCGAGTTTTGTCGCTTCGTCCAAGACTCGCGTACCACGATGCTCGGTGTCGTCCCCAGCCTGGTGAAAACCTGGCGTGCGACCGGAGCGACTGAGGGGCTGGATTGGTCCTCCATCCGATTGTTCAGTTCGACCGGTGAGTGCTCGGACGTTGGTGACATGCGTTGGTTGATGGAACAAGCCGAGGGCCGCCCGATCATCGAATATTGTGGCGGAACCGAGATTGGTGGTGGCTACATCACGAATGTCCTCGCGCGGCCCTGTGTGGCTGCGGAATTCAACACACCCACGTTGGGGTTAGACATGGTGATCCTCAATGAGGCCGGTGAACCGGCCGACAGTGGCGAGGTGTTTTTGGTCCCGCCTTCGATCGGATGCTCCACGACGCTGATGAACAAGGACCATCACGAAGCCTACTATGCCGACACCCCGAAGGGGCCTAATGGGGAACGGTTGCGGCGTCATGGTGACCAAATGGAGCGGCTTCCCGGCGGCGGTTGGCGCGCCTTGGGACGCGCCGATGACACGATGAATTTGGGGGGCATCAAGGTCAGCTCCGCTGAAATCGAACGGGTGTTGCAAACCGCCCAGGGGGTCTCCGAAACCGCTGCGATCGCTGTGGCTCCTGGTGGCGGTCCGAGTCGTTTGGTCGTGTATGTCGTCGCGGCTCAAGGACACCCGCAGGACAAAGCCTCGATGATGGAGCACATGCAGTGTGCGATCCGTCGAGAATTGAATCCCTTGTTCAAAATCCACGATCTCGTTTTTATCGACGCGCTACCACGTACCACTTCCAATAAAGTGATGCGCCGCGTGCTTCGCGACCAATTCCTCCAACAATCCCAGCTTGGCTCATGA